In one Drosophila pseudoobscura strain MV-25-SWS-2005 chromosome X, UCI_Dpse_MV25, whole genome shotgun sequence genomic region, the following are encoded:
- the LOC4813596 gene encoding carboxypeptidase B codes for MGVLWIVLALSCLGLTEVQSNKYEGFKIYEVQTKARSAAMDQALAELAKNESYYEVFSSGSQPARIMVHPEEQVNFVQLMDGHSLSYKVLNNNVGFTLRRQFARNRILRNRFPYTGNGRLGTERFYSHGEINQFIEDLAEKHPRRVFVKTVGKSYERRLMKTVTITNGDGRRNKNIIFVDGGFHAREWISPAAVVYLIDELVNNLADNADLLLDYDWVILPVVNPDGYEYTQLSEETRMWRKTRKPSSPDCIGTDPNRNFDFHWNEEGASEDPCAQTYAGSKAFSEPEAVVVSDLIHSYADRGKMYLTLHSFGPYILYPWGWSSDLPDTVDDLHEVAKAGFDAILEATGTLYEIGSSTNVLYVAAGASDDYAFNAGFPISFTMELPPGGTGFDPPASAIDDMVKETWVGIAAMARKVVQKYPLA; via the exons ATGGGCGTTTTGTGGATTGTACTCGCTCTCAGCTGCCTGGGCCTGACGGAGGTCCAGTCCAACAAATACGAAGG GTTCAAGATCTATGAGGTCCAAACGAAAGCCCGTTCGGCTGCGATGGATCAGGCCCTGGCTGAGTTAGCCAAGAATGAATCGTACTATGAGGTGTTCTCGAGCGGCAGTCAGCCGGCACGCATCATGGTCCATCCCGAGGAGCAGGTGAACTTCGTCCAGCTCATGGACGGACACTCCTTGAGCTATAAGGTCCTTAACAACAACGTGGGTTTCACTCTGCGACGACAGTTTGCTAGGAATCGCATTCTGCGCAACAGGTTCCCCTACACAGGCAACGGGCGACTGGGCACGGAGCGGTTTTACAGTCACGGAGAGATCAACCAGTTCATTGAGGACTTGGCCGAGAAGCATCCTCGCCGCGTGTTCGTCAAGACCGTGGGAAAGAGCTACGAGAGGCGCCTCATGAAGACTGTCACGATCACGAACGGGGATGGTCGCCGAAACAAGAACATCATCTTTGTGGATGGCGGGTTCCATGCTCGTGAGTGGATCTCTCCCGCTGCTGTCGTGTACCTGATCGATGAGCTTGTGAACAATCTGGCCGACAATGCCGATCTGCTGCTGGACTATGACTGGGTCATCTTGCCCGTGGTCAACCCGGATGGCTATGAGTATACCCAGCTGTCGGAGGAAACGCGCATGTGGCGCAAGACACGCAAGCCGAGCAGCCCCGACTGCATTGGCACGGATCCAAACCGCAACTTTGACTTCCACTGGAACGAGGAGGGAGCCTCCGAGGATCCTTGCGCCCAGACCTACGCAGGTTCGAAGGCGTTCTCGGAGCCGGAGGCCGTGGTGGTGAGCGACCTCATCCACAGCTATGCCGATCGCGGTAAAATGTATCTCACCCTGCATTCCTTTGGACCCTACATCCTCTACCCATGGGGCTGGAGCTC GGACCTGCCGGACACTGTTGATGATCTGCACGAGGTAGCCAAGGCAGGCTTCGATGCCATTCTCGAGGCCACGGGCACCCTCTACGAAATCGGTTCGTCCACCAACGTTCTGTACGTGGCTGCTGGGGCCAGCGATGATTATGCCTTCAATGCAGGCTTCCCCATATCGTTCACCATGGAACTGCCGCCCGGCGGCACTGGCTTCGATCCACCAGCCTCAGCCATCGATGATATGGTCAAGGAGACCTGGGTTGGTATTGCGGCCATGGCTCGCAAGGTGGTTCAAAAGTATCCGCTGGCATAA
- the LOC4813564 gene encoding carboxypeptidase B, producing the protein MTMTNLLGLLVLLLGGLALVAADQGYEGYRIYEVTPQNAVQGKLLHQLSLEGFDFLSESRLPGRPSRVIVSPAQLETFETVLRGQKLAHTLVNDNLGASIAKEFALRQLQRRLSPITGKGRLSTERYYTHEEIINYIDDLADRFPRRVFVKTVGWSFERRVLKTITITNGDGRSGKKVIFMDGGFHAREWISPAAVLYVIDQLVEQFEQNADLLEDYDWVILPLVNADGYEHSQSSTLSRMWRKTRQPYTYAGQTCYGADPNRNFGFHWNEEGASSNPCADTYAGPTPFSEPETIVVRDLMHSLADRGVMYLTIHSYGNYILYPWGWTSDLPDTWEDLDAVARTGAEAIKAVTGTVYTYGSSTNVLYIAAGASDDYGFYAGFNISITMELTGAGSIGFNPPVTRIDEFVTETWIGIRAMAEKLIEIY; encoded by the exons ATGACGATGACGAACCTCTTGGGTCTGCTTGTTCTCTTGCTGGGAGGTTTGGCTCTGGTGGCCGCCGATCAAGGCTATGAAGG CTACCGCATCTACGAAGTGACACCACAAAATGCTGTCCAAGGAAAACTCCTGCACCAGCTCAGTCTGGAGGGATTCGACTTTCTTAGCGAGAGCCGTCTGCCGGGTAGGCCATCGCGGGTAATCGTCAGTCCCGCTCAGCTGGAGACCTTTGAGACGGTGCTCCGAGGCCAGAAGCTGGCCCACACCCTCGTCAATGACAACCTGGGCGCCTCAATAGCCAAGGAGTTTGCTTTGCGCCAACTGCAGCGCCGCCTCAGCCCTATCACGGGCAAGGGTCGCCTGAGCACGGAGCGCTACTACACCCACGAGGAGATCATTAACTACATCGACGATCTGGCCGATCGCTTCCCCAGGCGCGTGTTCGTGAAGACCGTGGGCTGGTCCTTTGAAAGGCGTGTGCTCAagaccatcaccatcaccaacGGGGATGGGCGCTCTGGCAAGAAGGTGATCTTCATGGACGGTGGCTTCCATGCCCGCGAGTGGATATCCCCGGCGGCGGTGTTGTACGTGATTGATCAACTGGTGGAGCAGTTTGAGCAGAACGCAGATCTCCTAGAAGACTACGACTGGGTTATCTTACCCCTAGTCAATGCTGATGGCTATGAGCACTCTCAGAGCAGCACCCTGTCCCGTATGTGGCGCAAGACCCGCCAGCCGTACACTTACGCCGGACAGACCTGCTATGGGGCTGATCCCAACCGCAACTTTGGTTTCCATTGGAACGAGGAGGGTGCCTCCTCCAACCCCTGTGCGGACACGTATGCCGGTCCAACGCCATTCTCCGAGCCCGAGACCATCGTGGTTCGAGATCTAATGCACTCGCTGGCGGATCGCGGCGTCATGTACCTGACCATCCACTCCTATGGCAACTATATCCTCTACCCTTGGGGCTGGACCAG CGACCTGCCCGACACCTGGGAGGATCTGGATGCAGTGGCCCGGACTGGCGCCGAGGCCATTAAGGCCGTCACGGGAACTGTCTACACCTATGGCTCCTCCACCAATGTCCTGTACATTGCAGCCGGGGCCAGCGACGATTACGGTTTCTATGCGGGCTTCAACATCTCCATCACCATGGAGCTGACGGGCGCTGGCAGCATCGGCTTCAATCCCCCAGTCACGCGCATCGACGAGTTCGTGACCGAGACTTGGATCGGCATTCGTGCCATGGCCGAGAAGCTCATCGAGATTTACTAG
- the LOC117183170 gene encoding carboxypeptidase B, protein MWQRIVCSLTLCLIGLAGTSLANNLAGYEGYTKYTVEHGNESAFRYMVDLQTNDADLDFWLLTRNTSVLTVGPTRKSQFESRLSNLGVSYQVQPLMELMAALQANSTYADEDGEYEECQEADCRESQRPRRRSRRQARGFFSHYPRYNEILSFMSGLASRYPQYCRYESLGRSNEGRHIAALSISLNARTRSRRVAYIQAAAHGREWITTQTVLYLAYELLSNLRAFQRVLQDVEVFLVPLVNPDGYEYTHTSDRFWRKNRHRYAGHACSGVDINRNFGNHWNYQGASQNLCSEVYSGTAPNSEPETSAVVRYLEFNRNRVKLSLDVHSFGKFIFYPYGYAKNTVPPTVGTLRSVALRAANQIGKYRGTRYTTGTSASILYEASGSLDDFAYGSLGIPLSYTLELPGDEFHVPSSDIIHVCKETFAGFVEFIRHVSLY, encoded by the exons CTATACGAAATACACTGTGGAACATGGCAATGAGAGCGCCTTCCGCTATATGGTCGACCTGCAGACGAACGATGCGGATCTGGACTTCTGGCTGCTCACCCGCAACACGTCCGTGCTGACAGTGGGTCCCACACGCAAGTCGCAGTTCGAGTCGCGCCTCTCCAATCTGGGCGTCAGCTATCAGGTGCAGCCGCTGATGGAGCTAATGGCCGCCCTGCAGGCCAACAGCACCTATGCGGACGAGGATGGGGAGTACGAGGAGTGCCAGGAGGCCGACTGTAGGGAGTCGCAGCGACCACGTCGTCGGTCACGTCGTCAGGCGCGTGGCTTCTTCTCTCACTATCCGCGCTACAACGAGATCCTCAGCTTCATGAGCGGCCTGGCCTCACGCTATCCCCAGTACTGTCGCTACGAGTCCCTGGGGCGCTCCAACGAGGGCCGCCACATTGCCGCGCTCTCGATTTCGCTGAACGCCAGGACGCGATCGCGCCGTGTGGCTTACATCCAGGCGGCGGCCCATGGCAGGGAATGGATCACCACACAGACGGTGCTGTATCTGGCCTACGAGCTGTTGAGCAATCTGCGTGCCTTCCAGAGGGTGCTGCAGGATGTGGAGGTGTTCCTGGTGCCGCTGGTCAATCCCGATGGCTATGAGTACACGCACACATCG GATCGCTTCTGGCGGAAGAACCGTCATCGGTATGCCGGCCATGCCTGCTCTGGAGTGGACATCAATCGGAACTTTGGCAACCATTGGAACTACCAGGGCGCCAGTCAGAAC CTCTGTTCGGAGGTGTACTCGGGCACGGCCCCCAACTCTGAGCCGGAAACGTCGGCCGTGGTGCGCTATTTGGAATTCAATCGGAATCGTGTGAAACTCAGCCTGGATGTTCACTCATTTGGCAAATTCATTTTTTATCCCTACGGCTATGCGAA AAACACCGTGCCCCCCACCGTGGGAACGCTGCGCTCGGTGGCCCTGAGAGCCGCCAACCAAATCGGAAAGTACCGTGGCACCCGCTACACCACCGGCACCTCTGCCTCGATTCTGTACGAGGCTTCCGGCAGCTTGGATGACTTTGCCTACGGCAGCCTGGGCATACCACTGTCCTACACGCTCGAGCTGCCCGGCGATGAGTTCCATGTGCCATCCTCCGACATCATACACGTCTGCAAGGAGACGTTTGCCGGCTTCGTTGAGTTCATTCGGCATGTTAGTCTGTACTAG
- the LOC4813509 gene encoding carboxypeptidase B isoform X1 has protein sequence MTLIGHIIFLLLLQSSVLLAWQDYKDYQVYELTPRDSSEESLLRKLAREKPQWDFLGPIRWHNESTVRVMLPPEEASSLVSLFDSHQLRYRLLIKDLSPLVQAQRAENLRSKQRLQLPHIDVLAAFYTHAEINAYLDSLPERYPKRAQVKQFGWSYERRPLKVLTISNGDGRRNKPVILIDGTVHAREWISPSMALYIIQQLLDNYEGNQELLQDYDWVIMPVVNADGYEYTHSESRYWRKTRKPTTDPDCVGTDINRNFAHEWGHDAGSSSDPCEDIYRGERPFDQPESQVLRDILLQYSPRLKWYLSLHSYGNYFLLPWGYTNNLPENYQDMMDVAEAGAFAIVHSTNGIYSYGSTYYVLYPTSGDTADYALGVANATVAMTMELPAGGFSGFDPWVSHIERLVTESWVGVRAMAAEVIRRYPS, from the exons ATGACATTGATTGGACATATAatttttctgctgttgttgcagtcCAGTGTACTGCTCGCCTGGCAGGACTACAAGGACTACCAGGTCTATGAGCTGACACCGCGGGATAGTAGCGAAGAGAGCCTACTGCGAAAGTTGGCCAGGGAGAAGCCGCAATGGGATTTTCTTGGTCCCATTCGCTGGCACAACGAGAGCACGGTTCGGGTCATGCTGCCCCCCGAGGAAGCCTCCAGTTTGGTCAGTCTCTTCGACAGCCACCAACTGAGATATCGACTGCTGATCAAGGATCTGTCTCCACTGGTGCAGGCCCAACGTGCGGAGAATCTGCGCAGCAAGCAGCGCCTCCAACTGCCCCACATCGATGTGCTGGCGGCCTTCTACACCCACGCCGAGATCAATGCCTATCTGGACAGCCTGCCCGAGCGGTATCCCAAGAGGGCCCAGGTCAAGCAGTTTGGATGGAGCTACGAGCGTCGTCCCCTCAAAGTGCTGACGATCAGCAACGGGGATGGACGTCGAAATAAGCCGGTGATCCTCATCGATGGCACTGTCCATGCGCGCGAGTGGATCTCACCCTCGATGGCCCTGTACATTATCCAGCAGCTTCTAGACAACTATGAGGGGAATCAGGAACTGTTGCAGGACTACGACTGGGTCATTATGCCTGTGGTCAATGCGGATGGGTACGAGTACACCCACTCGGAGTCGCGCTACTGGCGCAAGACAAGGAAGCCCACCACCGATCCGGATTGTGTGGGCACGGATATCAATCGAAACTTTGCCCACGAATGGGGACACGATGCGGGCTCTTCGTCGGATCCCTGCGAGGATATCTACCGTGGCGAGCGTCCCTTCGATCAGCCCGAGTCGCAGGTTCTGCGGGATATTCTCCTGCAGTACAGCCCGCGTCTCAAGTGGTATCTGTCGCTCCACTCCTACGGCAactattttcttttgcccTGGGGATACACGAA CAATTTACCTGAGAACTATCAGGACATGATGGACGTGGCCGAAGCTGGAGCCTTCGCGATTGTCCATTCCACCAACGGCATCTATAGTTATGGCAGCACCTACTATGTCCTGTATCCCACCTCGGGCGATACGGCGGACTACGCACTGGGCGTGGCCAATGCTACAGTGGCCATGACCATGGAGCTGCCTGCCGGCGGATTCTCCGGCTTCGATCCCTGGGTCTCGCACATCGAGCGCCTGGTCACGGAAAGTTGGGTGGGCGTGCGTGCCATGGCCGCGGAGGTGATAAGGCGCTACCCATCATAG
- the LOC4813509 gene encoding carboxypeptidase B isoform X2, translating into MTLIGHIIFLLLLQSSVLLAWQDYKDYQVYELTPRDSSEESLLRKLAREKPQWDFLGPIRWHNESTVRVMLPPEEASSLVSLFDSHQLRYRLLIKDLSPLVQAQRAENLRSKQRLQLPHIDVLAAFYTHAEINAYLDSLPERYPKRAQVKQFGWSYERRPLKVLTISNGDGRRNKPVILIDGTVHAREWISPSMALYIIQQLLDNYEGNQELLQDYDWVIMPVVNADGYEYTHSESRYWRKTRKPTTDPDCVGTDINRNFAHEWGHDAGSSSDPCEDIYRGERPFDQPESQVLRDILLQYSPRLKWYLSLHSYGNYFLLPWGYTNTRFTDSNRYS; encoded by the exons ATGACATTGATTGGACATATAatttttctgctgttgttgcagtcCAGTGTACTGCTCGCCTGGCAGGACTACAAGGACTACCAGGTCTATGAGCTGACACCGCGGGATAGTAGCGAAGAGAGCCTACTGCGAAAGTTGGCCAGGGAGAAGCCGCAATGGGATTTTCTTGGTCCCATTCGCTGGCACAACGAGAGCACGGTTCGGGTCATGCTGCCCCCCGAGGAAGCCTCCAGTTTGGTCAGTCTCTTCGACAGCCACCAACTGAGATATCGACTGCTGATCAAGGATCTGTCTCCACTGGTGCAGGCCCAACGTGCGGAGAATCTGCGCAGCAAGCAGCGCCTCCAACTGCCCCACATCGATGTGCTGGCGGCCTTCTACACCCACGCCGAGATCAATGCCTATCTGGACAGCCTGCCCGAGCGGTATCCCAAGAGGGCCCAGGTCAAGCAGTTTGGATGGAGCTACGAGCGTCGTCCCCTCAAAGTGCTGACGATCAGCAACGGGGATGGACGTCGAAATAAGCCGGTGATCCTCATCGATGGCACTGTCCATGCGCGCGAGTGGATCTCACCCTCGATGGCCCTGTACATTATCCAGCAGCTTCTAGACAACTATGAGGGGAATCAGGAACTGTTGCAGGACTACGACTGGGTCATTATGCCTGTGGTCAATGCGGATGGGTACGAGTACACCCACTCGGAGTCGCGCTACTGGCGCAAGACAAGGAAGCCCACCACCGATCCGGATTGTGTGGGCACGGATATCAATCGAAACTTTGCCCACGAATGGGGACACGATGCGGGCTCTTCGTCGGATCCCTGCGAGGATATCTACCGTGGCGAGCGTCCCTTCGATCAGCCCGAGTCGCAGGTTCTGCGGGATATTCTCCTGCAGTACAGCCCGCGTCTCAAGTGGTATCTGTCGCTCCACTCCTACGGCAactattttcttttgcccTGGGGATACACGAA CACCAGATTTACGGATTCAAACAGATATTCTTGA
- the LOC4813344 gene encoding carboxypeptidase B has protein sequence MLKSFAFLLLLCGTALAADSYDGYKIYDINTRTVFEKELLLRLSRNADLDFFDLPRSLEAASRVMVQPKDQVGFEQLLQKFGVEYSVVDQDLGVSLRQEQLENQSQRLMAQRSTARSISFSAFHRHSEINAYLDELAAAYPSRVSVQVAGKSYENRDIKTITISNGDGKTGKSVIFLDAGIHAREWIAHAGALYVIHQLVENFAANSALLKNYDWVILPVVNPDGYEYTHTSTRMWRKTRKPASASCYGTDANRNFDYHWGEVGASSYSCDDTFKGQTAFSEPETQLVRDLLLNLKGRGKFYLTLHSYGNYLLYPYGWTSALPASWRDIDNVAQAGAAAIKASTGTKYTVGSSTNVLYAAAGGSDDYAFAVAEFPISITMELPAGGTGFNPTTAQILPYVDETWTGIKAMAQKVVENY, from the exons ATGCTTAAGTCTTTCgctttcctgctgctgctgtgcggCACTGCCTTGGCAGCAGACAGCTACGATGG TTACAAGATCTACGACATCAATACGCGCACCGTGTTCgagaaggagctgctgctgcggctgtccCGAAATGCGGACTTGGATTTCTTCGACTTGCCACGCTCTCTGGAGGCTGCCAGCCGCGTGATGGTGCAGCCAAAGGACCAGGTCGGcttcgagcagctgctgcagaagttcgGCGTTGAGTACTCAGTGGTCGACCAGGATCTGGGCGTGTCCCTCAGGCAGGAGCAGTTGGAGAACCAGAGCCAGCGTCTCATGGCCCAGCGTTCTACCGCGCGCAGCATCAGCTTCTCGGCCTTCCACCGCCACTCCGAGATCAATGCCTATCTGGACGAGCTCGCCGCGGCCTATCCCAGCCGTGTGTCCGTCCAGGTGGCCGGCAAGTCGTACGAGAACCGCGACATCAAGACGATCACCATCAGCAACGGCGATGGCAAGACCGGCAAGAGCGTGATCTTCCTGGATGCCGGCATCCATGCCCGTGAGTGGATCGCCCACGCCGGTGCTCTGTACGTGATCCACCAGCTGGTGGAGAACTTTGCCGCCAACTCGGCTCTCCTGAAGAACTACGACTGGGTCATCCTTCCAGTGGTGAATCCCGATGGCTACGAGTACACTCACACCAGCACCCGCATGTGGCGCAAGACCCGCAAGCCCGCTAGCGCTTCCTGCTACGGCACCGATGCCAACCGCAACTTCGATTACCACTGGGGCGAGGTGGGCGCCTCGAGCTACTCCTGTGACGACACCTTCAAGGGACAGACCGCCTTCTCCGAGCCGGAGACTCAACTGGTGCGCGATCTGTTGCTCAACCTGAAGGGTCGTGGCAAGTTCTATCTTACCCTCCACTCGTACGGCAACTATCTGCTCTATCCCTATGGCTGGACCTC CGCTCTGCCCGCCAGCTGGCGCGACATCGATAATGTGGCCCAGGCTGGAGCAGCCGCCATCAAGGCTTCCACTGGAACCAAGTACACTGTGGGCAGCTCCACCAATGTCCTGtacgctgctgctggcggcagTGATGACTACGCCTTCGCGGTGGCCGAGTTCCCCATCTCCATCACCATGGAGCTGCCTGCTGGCGGCACCGGCTTCAATCCCACCACTGCCCAGATCCTGCCCTACGTCGACGAGACCTGGACGGGCATCAAGGCCATGGCCCAAAAGGTCGTCGAAAACTACTAA